The Candidatus Methylomirabilota bacterium genome segment ACTACCTCGCCGTGCTGGTTGATCACCTGGCGCTCCACCGTGACCAGTCCGTGTCCAGGCAGGGCACCGTCCTCGAGACCGGCGATGCGCGAGCGGGCGTGGATGGTGTCGCCGAGCCGGATGGGTCCCTTGAATTTCCACTTGAGAGCGGCGAGGCTGCCGTGAGCGGCCGTCGGCTCCCCGCGCGAGGCCAAGCCTTGCTGTATGGCGAGCCCGAGGAGCCCGTGGGCGATGCGCTCGCCGAAGAGCGACGCCTTCATGTGCTCGGCGTCGGTGTGAAGGACGTTGTAATCCCCGGAGAGCCCGGCGAAGAGCACGACGTCGGTCTCGGTGACGGTACGTCCGGGAGACGTGTACTCCTGGCCGATCTTGAGATCCTCGAAGAAGACGGCTGATTGGGCGTCCACGACGCGCAAGAATAGCACGCCCGCCGCGAGCCGGGAACCGACCCCGGCCATGGGTCGTTTCATCCGCAGATACGAGAGGTTGTGCTATTCTGGCCGCGCTCGCGGCAGTGCTCGACACCTGGCCGGTGGCCAAACCCACACTCATGGAGGTTGGTATGGAGAATCGACGTCGATTCATCCTCAAGGGGGCGACGCTCGTCGCGGCCGGCGCCGCGGCGGCCACGGCCAACGCTCCTTTCGTCCACGCCCAGCAGCGCTTTCAGTGGCGCATGTCCACGACCTGGACCCCAGCTCTCGACGTGCTACAGGGCTCGGCCATTCGGCTCGGCAAGACGATAGATGAGATGAGCGGCGGCAGACTCAAGATCCAGGTCTTCGCGGGCGGCGAGCTCATGCCTCCGTTCGGCTGCTTCGACGCGTGCTCCCAGGGCACCATCGAGGCCTTCATGGGCGCGCCCTATTACTGGGCGGGCAAGGAGCCGGGACTGCAGTGGTTCTCGGCCGTGCCATTCAGCCTCAATCCGCAGGGCATGATGACCTGGTACACCTACGGTGACGGGCTCAAGCTCTGGGAGGAAGCCTACGCCGCCTTCGGGCTCGTCCCGCGGCCAGGCCCGTCGACGGGGGTGCAGATGGCCGGTTGGTTCCGGAAGAAGATCAACAGCATCGCCGACTACAAAGGCCTCAAGATGCGCATTCCCGGCCTCGGCGGCAAAATCGTGGCGGCGGCGGGCGGTACCGTCGTCCTCACGCCGGGGGGCGAGATCTACACCGCCCTCGAGCGCGGCGTCATCGACTCGACGGAGTGGGTGGGCCCGCACGACGACATGAAGCTCGGTCTGCACAACGCGGCCCGCTACTACTACTATCCCGGCTGGCACGAGCCGGGCACCACCGCCGAGTTCGGCTTCAACAAGAAGGCCTACGATGCCCTGCCCGCTGACCTCAAGCACATCATCGACGCCGCCTGTCAGAGCGGTCAGATTGCCGGCCTCGACGAGTACGAATACAAGAACACCCTCGCCCTCCAGAAGCTGAAGACCGAGTTCAAGACCAAGGTCGAGATCTTGCCGCTCTCGTCGGCGACTCTCAAGGAGCTCAAGAAGCTGTCCGATCAGGTGCTCAAGGAAGAGTCGGAAAAGAGTCCGATGGCGAAGAAGACTTACGCCTCTGTCAGGAAGTTCGAGGGGCAGCTCAATGACTGGCGCCTCATCTCGGAGGGGGCTTACCACTCCCAGATCGCCAGCGCGTAGGCGGGAGATAGGCGGGGAAACGGAACGGGCGGCGCCCAACGGCTCCGCCCGTTCGTGCTTCCGACAAGCTCGCTAGCGGAGGGCCCGGATCAGCCAGGTGGCCAGCGAGGGGTACACGATGACGAGAGTCAACCCGATCAGCTGGAGACAGACGAAAGGCACCACGCCCCGGTAGATGTGAGGCGTGGTGATCTCGGGCGGCGCCACGCCTCTCAGATAGAAGAGCGCGAATCCGAAGGGCGGCGTGAGGAACGAGGTCTGCAGGTTGACGCCGATGACCACCCCGAGCCAGACGGGGTCGAAGCCGAAGTGGGTCACGAGCACCGGGGTCAAGATGGGGACGTGGATGAAGCAGATCTCGAAGAAGTCGATGAAGAAGCCGAGCAGGAAGATCACGAACATGACCACGGCGAGGACGCCGTAGGGGCCGAAGGGGAGGCCCTTGAGGAAGTCCTGGATGAGGTGATCGCCGTTCAATCCGCGAAACACCAGACCGAAGCAATTGGCGCCAACCAGAATGATGAAGGCCAGGCTCGTGATCCGGGTCGTGGCCTCCATGACCGAGCGCAGCATGGGCATGGAGAAGCGGCCCTTGGCGATGGTCAGCACCAGGCCGCCCACCGCGCCAACAGAGGCTGCCTCGGTCGGCGAGGCGATGCCGGCGAAGATGGAGCCCAGCACGCCCACGATCAGGACGAGGGCCGGCAACAGCGCGATGCTGACGCGCTTGAACGCGTCACCGCGAAAGGCCGCCAGCTCCTCGGCCGGAATGGCCGGAGCGAGATGCGGCTTCACCCGCCCGAGGATCGCGATGTAGATGATGTAGAGCGCGACGAGCACGAATCCCGGGATGACCGCGCCGATATAGAGGTCACCGACCGACACGCCCATGATATCGCCGAGGAGGATGAGGATGACGCTCGGGGGGATGATCTGGCCGAGGGTGCCCGAAGCGCAGATGGTTCCGGCGATCAGCTCCTTCTGATACCCGCGGCGCAGCATGGTCGGCAACGAGACCAGACCCATGGTGATGACGCTGGCCCCGACGATGCCAGTCGAAGCAGCGAGAATGGCACCCACGACGACCACCGAGATGGCAATTCCGCCCCGAAGCTTGCCAAAGAGGAGGGTCATGGTCTCGAGCAGCTCCTCGGCCAAACCTGATTTCTCGAGAGCCACCCCCATGAACACGAAGAGGGGCACGGCCAGGAGCGTGAAGTTCGTCATGGTGCCCCAGATGCGGAGGGGAAGGATGTCGAAGAAATTGGTGTTCAGCACGCCCAGCGCCATACCGGTCAGGCCGAACGAGAGCCCCGTGAAGATCAGGCTGAAGGCGACGGGAAATCCGAAAAACAGGAAGGCGATCATCCCCGCGAACATGAGGGCGGCGAGCGTCTGGTCGAGGCCGGGCATCAGTGGATCTCCTTGACCCTGACCTCGGGCTCTTCCCACCCCATGGCCCAGAAGAAGTTCTTCACCGTCTGGGAAAAGGCCTGGATCATGAGGATGACGAAGCCTACGATGATCACCGATTTGAGCAGGAAGCGGAGCGGGATGCCGCCAGGGTCGGGCGAGCCTTCGAAGACGCGGTAGGAGTCCCTGATGAAGGGAATGCTCGTCCACACGATCATGATGGCCGAGGGATAGAAGAAGACGAGATAGAGGATGAAGTCCGACCAGGCCCGCTTCCGCGTCGACCACTTCGAGTACACGATGTCCACGCGCACGTGCTCGTCATAGAGCATGGTGTACCCCGCGGCCAGCATGTACACGATGCCAAAGAGGTGCCACTCGAGCTCCTGCAGCCAGACCGTGCTCGTACGCAAGGCATAGCGCAGAACGACATCCGTGAAAACGACGAGCACCATGAAGAGCATGATCCAGGAGACGAAGCGGCCGAAGCGATCATCGAGAGCGTCGATCTTGCGAGCGATATTCCTCAGGATCTGCGCCACCAGCACCTCCATGGGCGGG includes the following:
- a CDS encoding MaoC/PaaZ C-terminal domain-containing protein, with protein sequence MAGVGSRLAAGVLFLRVVDAQSAVFFEDLKIGQEYTSPGRTVTETDVVLFAGLSGDYNVLHTDAEHMKASLFGERIAHGLLGLAIQQGLASRGEPTAAHGSLAALKWKFKGPIRLGDTIHARSRIAGLEDGALPGHGLVTVERQVINQHGEVVQEGETAHLLERRTP
- a CDS encoding TRAP transporter substrate-binding protein, yielding MENRRRFILKGATLVAAGAAAATANAPFVHAQQRFQWRMSTTWTPALDVLQGSAIRLGKTIDEMSGGRLKIQVFAGGELMPPFGCFDACSQGTIEAFMGAPYYWAGKEPGLQWFSAVPFSLNPQGMMTWYTYGDGLKLWEEAYAAFGLVPRPGPSTGVQMAGWFRKKINSIADYKGLKMRIPGLGGKIVAAAGGTVVLTPGGEIYTALERGVIDSTEWVGPHDDMKLGLHNAARYYYYPGWHEPGTTAEFGFNKKAYDALPADLKHIIDAACQSGQIAGLDEYEYKNTLALQKLKTEFKTKVEILPLSSATLKELKKLSDQVLKEESEKSPMAKKTYASVRKFEGQLNDWRLISEGAYHSQIASA
- a CDS encoding TRAP transporter large permease subunit, producing the protein MPGLDQTLAALMFAGMIAFLFFGFPVAFSLIFTGLSFGLTGMALGVLNTNFFDILPLRIWGTMTNFTLLAVPLFVFMGVALEKSGLAEELLETMTLLFGKLRGGIAISVVVVGAILAASTGIVGASVITMGLVSLPTMLRRGYQKELIAGTICASGTLGQIIPPSVILILLGDIMGVSVGDLYIGAVIPGFVLVALYIIYIAILGRVKPHLAPAIPAEELAAFRGDAFKRVSIALLPALVLIVGVLGSIFAGIASPTEAASVGAVGGLVLTIAKGRFSMPMLRSVMEATTRITSLAFIILVGANCFGLVFRGLNGDHLIQDFLKGLPFGPYGVLAVVMFVIFLLGFFIDFFEICFIHVPILTPVLVTHFGFDPVWLGVVIGVNLQTSFLTPPFGFALFYLRGVAPPEITTPHIYRGVVPFVCLQLIGLTLVIVYPSLATWLIRALR
- a CDS encoding TRAP transporter small permease subunit — its product is MAQILRNIARKIDALDDRFGRFVSWIMLFMVLVVFTDVVLRYALRTSTVWLQELEWHLFGIVYMLAAGYTMLYDEHVRVDIVYSKWSTRKRAWSDFILYLVFFYPSAIMIVWTSIPFIRDSYRVFEGSPDPGGIPLRFLLKSVIIVGFVILMIQAFSQTVKNFFWAMGWEEPEVRVKEIH